The window ATGAGGTGTTGCAGGCCCTGGTCCAAAAGGACCTCGCCTACCTGGGAATGATTGGCAGCCGGCGCAAGGTTCAGATCGCGTTCGAGAACCTGAGGAAGCTGGGTGTCCCAGAGGAACGGATCGCCCGCATCCGCGCTCCCATGGGGCTGGACATCGGGGCGGAGACTCCGGAAGAAATCGCGATTTCCGTGTTGGCGGAGATCGTGGCGCTTCGCCACGGCGTCGACGTGTCCGCCGCGGGCATGCGAGAAAGAGTCCTGGGACAGGTAACCGGCGCGGAGAATCGATGAAGGTCGCGGGGGTCGTCCTGGCAGCGGGTGCCTCTCGTCGTTTCGGGCAGCCGAAGGCCCTAGCCCAGTGGAACGGAAAGACCTTCGCCCGCTGGGTTCTGGACGCGATGGGGGAGGCGGGTCTCTACCCCTGCGTGCTGGTGCTCGGTCATGAGGCGGACACGATCCGCTCGCGCCTCGGGCAGCTACCCGCAAGGGTGGCGATTAACAAGCAGCCCGAAAGGGGGCAGTTTTCCTCTTTGCAGGAAGGAATCCGGGCCGTCGCCGCAGAGTGCGAGGCGGCGATCGTGGCCCTGGTCGATCAGCCGCAGGT of the candidate division KSB1 bacterium genome contains:
- a CDS encoding nucleotidyltransferase family protein, whose product is MKVAGVVLAAGASRRFGQPKALAQWNGKTFARWVLDAMGEAGLYPCVLVLGHEADTIRSRLGQLPARVAINKQPERGQFSSLQEGIRAVAAECEAAIVALVDQPQVPVDIFRALKARLHSAPGSLVLPRVRGKRAHPVGISACWFSEILAMDPARTLRDFLHAHGDAVVYLDVSDELLLVDVDEPSDLERLAAAWKRGEGVL